In Misgurnus anguillicaudatus chromosome 14, ASM2758022v2, whole genome shotgun sequence, the genomic window tgcttttttacttccatgactaaaagaaaacgggttttaaaggttttaataaaaaaataacaatttcaatacaagtgaaaaacaacacaattatttaacattaatcttaaactggggatcttcttcctccgcttagtttttcagtttacaaagtccgtcgtctaaatagggattagacatagcgccagcgcaacttgcttttaaaaggaatgagagctgtgactctcattggtttactgcacgttacgcccaaaatactcccattacaataggacctacccttttcgaccatgcgctcggcgcaaaaataatttttcccgtcgttaaattagcaaaagtggattcggacacgcccatttagacgttgcgctgtgcgctttagacaatgcgcttagatcgttaaaatagggcccaatgtgTTTGTTAAATCAGTGTGAATTAGACATTACAGAATAAAAGCTGACAATAATCCCCAACACAAGAATGTAATTCAGTTTGAGAAATAAAACAATGCCTGAATAATTGAATCAGCCATTAAATTAAAGTAAACACAAATAAAGTGCAAGACAAAATATAGACGAACAcacattttagatgtaaggttcaAAACAATGAAATTCAGCTTCTCGTAGCACAAAATGATATTCTGGGTGGACACCAATAAAACATATTTCATCATTTCATAACTCATCTTATGTGTTCATCTCCTAATTTTACGGTCTTATATTGCATTTGTTGATTTTGGAAACAGGTTTGACTCTTTTTGCTAAAGCTTCCAATTGAATCAAATGTCGTTTaggttgtattttttgtaaaaaggaATTAGCTAAAAAAACATACAGAGCATCTGCAACAATCCAACTGTGACAGACTTCAACATTTCATCTGAATGATATTAATAAGAAATGAGTGATTGATACAGGTGGAAAAGTCATAGACTGGTAGATAACACAAGACTAGAGTTAAAACAAGCTTTTCAAGGAGGATCATTAAACTTTCCTTTATGTCTAATGTTCCTGGTTCACTAAGAATCAAATAATCACTTATAAGTATTGATTTCTACACAGTTTACTATGAGTCTCTTACACTGTCCAGACTGAGACCTCtctaaacaataataataataataataatgaattgATCTCTGTGAGAAATGATGACAGCTAATAACAGATGAGAAAACAGACCGTAGAGGTGCATTGAGCGTCTGCCAAATCCTTCAGTAAGAGAAactcaacacaaacacactgagTGTGAAATTAAACACAACAAATACACAAGATTTCACTATGTAAGCACTGTTCCTGTACAGTAATCTGTCTGTAATCAACTAATTAAGCTATTATCTAACTTATTTTCTATGTACTAAGACAAGCATCACTAGGATTAGTGATTTGAACCAACCTGTAGGACTAAACACTGAATGTGTGCTATATCTTGTATTACAGTTTTGAACTGTggtggaaaataatgtattgCAATAGCTGTTACATCTATCAGTGTCAAAAGTTTTATGACCCTTGACCTCTGACAGCATGGACACACTGATGATGACCCTATTATGATTTATTGCCCACCTCTATTTTGTAGCTTCATCTGTGTGTTACTGCTCATTTTATTTTATCCATGAAAAACTCACTAGCACGCAGCTGGAGTAACGTCATGTTGATCTCATCTTTTAGGTGTTGGAAGCACCTTTCTATGTTGTAAGGGTGTTGTTATGCAGTCACTGAGGTGTCTTAAGACGTTTTAGTCTCTGTCACAGCTCAATTTCCTccttcaatgtaaatgtaaaaatgttttacttgaTTTTTTATCCAGCAGGTGAAAATCAATATAACAGCAATAAGAGTTATTGTTATACACAATGTGCCAAAGGTTTTCTGACCAAATGATAGGTGCAGCATAGCAGCTTTACAAAGAATATAAATCCTAATAAGTGAGCTAAAGGACACTGTAGTGAGAATTTGCCCACAACATCTGTGACTGACTGATTGGCAGTCAGTGTGTTTTTCTCACTACAGTGTCCTTTAGCTCACTTATTAGGATTTATATTCTTTGTAAAGCGGCATCTATCATTTCTAAGGTCATTGGCACATTATCGACAttaggatcgttttcattttaaatttccgTTTTAAAACTCAAATGCTGTAATATAAACAGGGCCTCTCAGTGACAGCAAAACAACACCCTAACAACATAGAAATGTGCTTCCAATACTTAAAAGACGAGATTAACATTATGACAATATACTCCAGCAGTGTGCTAGTGAGTTTTTCATGGACAAACACAATTCACATTCTCTGAAAACTTATGTGATATACAAAACGGAATTTAAAAATAGCCTTTATTAGGATTATAATAATTTTCTCTGAGATTTAAGTGATGTCTTGACAACGCAGTCAGTCAGAAAAAAATTTAGTTGACATTGCAGATGAAATCAACTAAGAGTTTGTGCTTTACACCCATGCACACTTTGAAGGGTAATGTTGCAGAAACTACAACAACTGCTTCTGAGATCATTGACCTAAAACACAAAACACTGCTCGAGCACaactcaaacacacacagagtcaATAACAGATACACACGCTAATAATACAAGATCTTGTGGTGGTGAGCTAAGAAATATTACCTTTTTCTAAAAAGAGTTTCTGATTTAAATAAACCTAATTACAAAGCATAAATGTAATCTCTCAAGATAATCCCACCAGTTTACATCACCACCACAttattcacaaactttcaaaacTGCAGAAACAAATCACACCTGCTCACTTCTCCAGATACACATAAGAATATCCAAACCAATGAACCTCAAGCACCAGCAGGGTTCAGATTAAACTTCAGTGGTTATAACAGATGACAATTTTAAAGCAGAACCTCAACATGTTGACTAATGTGCTCTTGGTCCCAATAGATTTGTCTATTATTATACTGGTGCAGGTAAAAGACTGGGCAGACCCATCTGGACTCAAAGTAGAATatggtgcacaaacacacacacacacgttggcAGAAACAAGCTAATTTCCCCATATCTATACCGGAGGAGAGTGAATCCTTAAATGCCATGCCAGCTACTGCAGCTGTTTTTAACACAAGTCAGGTTTAATTTGGAAAGATTTTTACCCGTTTACCTGTTGTACTAACGTTATTCCAGAATCTGCTAATTAAATGTTGTATTTAGAAAGAGTTCCATTCCATAAACAAAGACACAACCATATAACTTTAaacttttcaataaaaaaaacagagaCGGCTTATGGAACTGAAAAGCATTCCTTTTATTGTGGATTCAACAAGAACAGTTTATGATCTGGGTCTCTCCTTCTTGCCTTTGTACAGAGCCAGAAGGGACACGTTAGCCACCTTCACAACCTTGAAACGTACACCGGGAATATCACCCACGGCATGTCCCTTACGACCGAACCCTGCAACCAGAACCTCATCGTTTTCCTgcaacacaacaacaacacatgAAGTCAAATCTGAGTTTCCTTGAATCAAGTGCACATCAATCCAGTGGATACATctctaaattgaatatttacCTCAATGAAGTTCAGGCAACCGTCGTTGGGAACGAAAGCTGTGATCTTCTTGCCGTTCTTGATCAGCTGGACTCTGACGCACTTCCTAATAGCAGAGTTGGGCTGTTTGGCTTCAACACCACTGcaaaaagaaacagaaaaagtgagcatttgactgcagacGAATGCCTTCATCACTTCACATGTGACTTCATGTTAAAAATCTTACACTTTCTCAAGCACGATGCCTTTGGCGTGAGAAGCTCCACCGAATGGGTTGGCCTTCAGAGCTGTGCCCAAATGAGCTTTCTTGTATTGTTTGTCATGCCACTTCTGCTCACGGCGGTGGTTACGCAGTTTTCTAGCAGTACGCAGTCCACGACACTTGCCTTTAACAGGAAAAAAACACAAGTGTCACATTGTGTTAAAtatgagcaaaaaagttaaaaatgagCACTGAATGTATTTAACACTTCTGTTCATTACCATGGCCCTGGAAATCATATTCAagttattatgttgctaggttCCTAAAAGAACAGTAATTCCATTaattattaactataaatataaaCCTGTGAGCACAGATTAATAATATCATCATAACAAGACTTTATAATTAACGTTACTTCCTACAGACTTGATGCATCATTAACATTTGGTGGGCAAAATCatcatgaattagcatgaagcaacGCGAAAAATCGCCATGTATAACAAAAACTGTGAATTGAAAGGATCATGACTATAAAAGTTAAACGTTAATCCTCCATCATCCTAAAACATTGAGGTTCATGGACAGGTCTGTAACATTACGAGAAGCTCATGGCCGCCGCACGTTGCTCTCATAATACAACAAAATTATCTACAATTATTACTTCATAGCAACCATTTCTACATTTACACGTGTGCATAAAACTTTTAACGTCTTCTATATGCGGACAGcattgtaattaaacctaaaacaaGATGGTTTTGTGTGATTTTATTTTCGCTTCACACGTACCCATGATCGCGTGCTCCGAGTCCGGACAGGAAAGAGCGATCACGTGACGCTCTGCGGAAATGACTGCTGAAAGGACCCCAGGAGTAGCCAAAACGAATGCCTGTGCAAAAAACAAAGTCATTAAAAGCATGCTTCTTAACGCTTATCATATTGCAAAAGTGTTCAAGTACACATAGTACAGGAATAgactatataataaataaaaacaaatgcaatacAATGTGCATGAACTTAGCCGCACAACATTATTTAAAGCAATATATCGCTCATTACAGTATGCATTAAGTATATTCAAAGGAATTAATTTCTTTATCTGAGGCATTTATTCACGATTAACTAACCAGCAGTTGAAGGAAATATtaaagtatgttttttaaaagtatgtTTAAATAAGGTAATTTGCGCATACCCTCCCatcatattattattagttatttctctAACAGTAAATAAGGAAAGCATGAGCTGTATGATATGGACATCACTGTGTAACTCTTAATATGTGTAATCCTTAATATGCAAAACAGTAGCAGcagtgtaaatatttattttattttttactgaacatAGTTGTATCATTACAACCAAAACATAACAACAATTAGGAGTAATATcataatagaaaaacaaacaaacaaacaaaaacaaagggaaaaataataaaaagaacaaaACAAGAATTATCATAactcaaataaaacaaaacaaaaagtataCAATTAAAATGAGGGCATTGTCAAGCATTGAAAATGGTCGTGCAAACTGCACATGTTCTGAGTGATTTCTTGAAGAGAAAATAAAATTGTCTTTAAATACTGTTTTATCTCTTGTAAAAAGTGCTTATGTAtataaaatctatttttttttattataaaaccatttaaatctcatttaaaaaaataacaattttaggaCTCAGCAGTGTTAATATGCTACAGCCGTTCACAATCAATGTCATTATCTTTTGTTAGTTTTTACACAGGTAATTAGTTTAGTTTTATGGATCAGGCTTGTTTTGTGTATCAGCAGCAGCAGCGCGCACACTCTGGAAACGGGCGTGGTCGTGTCGCTCCAGTACCTCCCCTGCTGAACGCTGATTGGCCTGCGCGCCTGTCAATCATCAGGCTGAGGTTGCGCCTGTTATTCAGTCAGATTATGAAGCAGCGGAGCAGAGCAGCATCACTGGCATTCTCATCTGGATGTATACATGGCATCACTGTGGCGCCCAATGTTTCTTGCCTTATTTGCTTTGATGATCCTGCAGATGTCTTCGTCTTCTGAGCAGCTGGCTGCCTCTATGGAAGGGAGGTGGGTCGATAGTTTTATTTGAATTCTGTGGTCTTTTATTCTTCACATTTATTCATAAGGTGCTTTAGCTGTGCAATAGAAGCCATGAGACACAAAGAGCATACATACTGTGTGTCTTTTATATTCAAATGGTAATAAACTGCAAGTGTATTCTTTGTCCACCTTTCATACACATTGAGTCTGAAGTGAGACTGAACTGAAGGGCTCTTGCAGTCAAACACAGGAGAAAATCCATCGGCATCAGTTTACAAGGCAAATCCATATTTGCTACTAAAATTGGAGGCAGAGATGATGCAGGAATGATGAGCATCACTGTTGGAATGTAAAGCATCTCTCACATAACATACACTGTCTGTCTTAAACCCATCCTTATCAGATGAAtgagaaatataaaatgtgtcaTGATGAGAAGAATACATCTGTCATTTCATGTTAATGCATTCATTGATCTGCTGCACGTCACATTAAACACATAACAGCTGTAAGATTACATCATGAAtatgatcatttattatagaaaTGGCCTTATGAATGTTTATGATtaataattcatattttaattttttttttttgtgaaggcGTTTGTTCATTTTTAGCCTACTTGTTTATAGACAGGCAGATGGATATACACAATATCTTACAGACACCACAATACAATATATGAGATATTTGGTAAATAACGAAATTAGAATTAGCCTACATTTAGAAAAAGACTTCAGTTTCATGAAGATTGTACTTTTTAATATTATATGTATCAAAGATCTATTCAGCAAAAAGACACGTGAGTTGTTTTATTCAGCTGTAGCCTGTCAGGGTCTAAACTACTTTATATGCTGAAATCTTTGCACTGAACTTTATATTGCAGTTcttattagaaaataataataaaaataatttctcAACAGACACAGATGGAGTTTGAGTTCATGTAGGCCAGTCCAGGCTTGATCTGTGTATGAACAGATTTAATATGTTGGAGTATGAGAAGTTTAATCAGATGGTCTCAGCCGGACGCCAcactaatgtgtgtgtgtgtgtgtgtgtgtgtgtgtgtgtgtgtgtgtgtgtgtgtgtgtgtgtctgtgtgtgtgtgtgtgtgtctgt contains:
- the rps23 gene encoding small ribosomal subunit protein uS12 is translated as MLLMTLFFAQAFVLATPGVLSAVISAERHVIALSCPDSEHAIMGKCRGLRTARKLRNHRREQKWHDKQYKKAHLGTALKANPFGGASHAKGIVLEKVGVEAKQPNSAIRKCVRVQLIKNGKKITAFVPNDGCLNFIEENDEVLVAGFGRKGHAVGDIPGVRFKVVKVANVSLLALYKGKKERPRS